The following proteins come from a genomic window of Egibacteraceae bacterium:
- the ppdK gene encoding pyruvate, phosphate dikinase — translation MTGAPASPPRWIVRFSAGDRSQRDLLGGKGANLAEMTRLGLPVPPGFIITTEACRAFLATGAVPDALWEELDAALVDLQTGAGRRLGDPADPLLVSVRSGAPFSMPGMMDTVLNLGLNDATVEGLARASGDRRFAFDAYRRLVQLYGKVVFGVDGSLFEDALARRVEPSGAEEAVLPAEVLAELTADFAAIIEREAGEPFPQDPDEQLRRAVEAVFGSWNGRRARDYRRMEGIADDLGTAVNVQQMVFGNLGEASGTGVAFTRNPATGEARPYGDWLPRAQGEDVVAGIRLTRNLDELATDFPDCAAQLSDVFATLEAHYADMCDIEFTIEQGRLYILQTRVGKRTAHAAFRMAVDMVGEGLINRREAVLRVTPAQLERLLHPSFSPDASYDVLTTGLNASPGAAVGAVVFTADDAEARVADGQDVILVRAETAPDDLHGMIAAQGVLTSRGGLVSHAAVVARGMGKPAVCGAGAVSVDPDDRVFTVGEVTVSEGDVISIDGTTGEVALGAVPLVTPEPTGAFATLLGWADGFRRLGVRANADLPEDAVRARELGAEGIGLCRTEHMFLGDRLPLVQRMILAETDAAEQAALDALGEAQRSDFVALLQAMEGLPITVRLLDPPLNEFLPDVTELLVADAKGELDADGHRLLAAAQHWSEVNPMLGTRGCRLGVIKPGLYRMQTRALVEAAVEVERAGGAPHVEIMVPLTVTARELDLVAGWIRETAEEVVRDAGVTITYRIGTMIETPRAALRADQFARTAEFFSFGTNDLTQMTFGFSRDDVEARIMATYLERGLLEVDPFRTLDPTGVGRLVRLAVDEGRAVRPDLHLGICGEHGGDPPSIALCHDAGIDYVSCSPLRVPVARLAAAHAALGAPTHAAGA, via the coding sequence ATGACCGGTGCACCCGCGAGCCCGCCGCGATGGATCGTTCGGTTCTCCGCCGGCGATCGCTCCCAACGCGACCTGCTGGGCGGCAAGGGCGCGAACCTCGCGGAGATGACCCGTCTGGGGCTGCCAGTACCGCCAGGGTTCATCATCACCACCGAGGCCTGCCGGGCCTTCCTCGCCACCGGTGCGGTGCCCGACGCGCTGTGGGAGGAGCTGGACGCGGCGCTGGTGGATCTCCAGACCGGCGCGGGCCGCCGGCTGGGCGACCCTGCTGACCCGCTGCTGGTCTCCGTGCGGTCGGGTGCGCCGTTCTCCATGCCAGGGATGATGGACACGGTCCTCAACCTGGGCCTGAACGACGCCACCGTCGAGGGGCTGGCCAGGGCGAGCGGGGACCGGCGGTTCGCCTTCGACGCCTACCGGCGCCTGGTCCAGCTGTACGGCAAGGTCGTGTTCGGGGTTGACGGTTCCCTGTTCGAGGACGCACTGGCCCGGCGGGTCGAGCCGTCGGGGGCGGAGGAGGCCGTCCTGCCCGCCGAGGTGCTCGCCGAGCTGACCGCGGACTTCGCCGCGATCATCGAGCGCGAGGCTGGCGAGCCCTTCCCCCAGGATCCCGATGAGCAGCTGCGGCGCGCCGTCGAGGCCGTGTTCGGCTCGTGGAACGGCCGACGTGCGCGCGACTACCGGCGCATGGAGGGCATCGCCGACGACCTCGGCACGGCGGTCAACGTGCAGCAGATGGTCTTCGGCAACCTCGGGGAGGCCAGCGGCACCGGCGTGGCCTTCACCCGCAACCCGGCGACCGGCGAGGCGCGGCCCTACGGGGACTGGCTGCCCCGCGCGCAAGGTGAGGACGTCGTCGCGGGCATCCGCCTCACCCGCAACCTCGACGAGCTGGCCACCGACTTCCCCGACTGCGCCGCGCAGCTCAGCGACGTGTTCGCCACCCTCGAGGCGCACTACGCCGACATGTGCGACATCGAGTTCACGATCGAGCAGGGCCGCCTGTACATCCTGCAGACCCGGGTGGGCAAGCGCACCGCCCACGCCGCTTTTCGCATGGCAGTCGACATGGTGGGCGAGGGATTGATCAACCGGCGCGAGGCCGTGCTGCGGGTCACCCCCGCACAGCTCGAGCGCCTGCTGCACCCAAGCTTCTCCCCCGACGCCTCCTACGACGTGCTCACCACCGGCTTGAACGCCTCCCCGGGCGCCGCCGTCGGCGCGGTGGTCTTCACCGCCGACGACGCCGAGGCGCGCGTCGCCGACGGGCAGGATGTCATCCTGGTGCGCGCCGAGACGGCACCCGACGACCTGCACGGCATGATCGCCGCCCAAGGGGTGCTCACGTCGCGGGGCGGCCTGGTCAGCCACGCCGCCGTTGTGGCCCGCGGTATGGGCAAGCCGGCCGTGTGCGGCGCAGGTGCGGTGAGCGTCGACCCCGACGACCGGGTCTTCACCGTGGGGGAGGTGACCGTCAGCGAGGGCGATGTGATCTCCATCGATGGCACCACCGGCGAGGTCGCGCTTGGCGCCGTCCCACTCGTGACCCCCGAGCCGACGGGCGCGTTCGCGACCCTCCTCGGGTGGGCCGACGGGTTCAGACGCCTCGGGGTGCGCGCCAACGCCGACCTGCCCGAGGACGCGGTGAGGGCCCGCGAGCTCGGCGCGGAAGGCATCGGGCTGTGCCGCACCGAGCACATGTTCCTCGGGGACCGTCTGCCGCTCGTGCAGCGCATGATCCTGGCCGAGACCGACGCCGCGGAGCAGGCAGCACTCGACGCGCTCGGCGAGGCCCAACGCTCCGACTTCGTCGCCTTGCTGCAGGCGATGGAGGGGCTGCCGATCACCGTGCGCCTCCTCGACCCGCCCCTCAACGAGTTCCTGCCCGACGTCACCGAGCTGCTGGTCGCCGACGCCAAGGGCGAGCTCGACGCCGACGGACACCGCCTCCTCGCTGCCGCGCAGCACTGGAGCGAGGTCAACCCCATGCTCGGCACGCGCGGCTGCCGGCTCGGCGTGATCAAGCCCGGCCTCTACCGGATGCAGACCCGCGCGCTCGTCGAAGCGGCGGTGGAGGTCGAGCGCGCCGGCGGAGCGCCCCACGTGGAGATCATGGTCCCGCTCACCGTCACCGCCCGGGAGCTCGACCTCGTCGCGGGGTGGATCCGCGAGACCGCCGAGGAGGTGGTGCGCGACGCCGGCGTGACGATCACCTACCGGATCGGCACGATGATCGAGACGCCGCGCGCCGCCCTGCGCGCGGACCAGTTCGCCCGGACCGCGGAGTTCTTCTCGTTCGGCACGAACGACCTGACGCAGATGACGTTCGGGTTCTCCCGCGACGACGTGGAGGCGCGGATCATGGCGACCTACCTCGAGCGGGGGCTGCTCGAGGTGGACCCCTTCCGCACGTTGGACCCCACGGGTGTGGGCCGGCTGGTCCGGCTCGCGGTCGACGAGGGGCGGGCGGTTCGCCCCGACCTGCACCTGGGGATCTGCGGCGAGCACGGCGGTGACCCACCATCGATCGCCCTGTGCCACGACGCCGGCATCGACTACGTGTCGTGCTCACCGCTGCGGGTGCCCGTCGCCCGGCTCGCCGCAGCCCACGCCGCGCTGGGCGCCCCAACGCACGCTGCAGGGGCCTGA
- a CDS encoding CBS domain-containing protein: protein MAVREWMTSDPVTVTPSDRVAEARQLMHRYGIRHLPVVEDDGRLVGIVSDRDVRIDEAALARMTAVSIAVLAEAVGDERSIEAVMSASPHVIHVDEPVEAAARLMLSRRVSALPVIDDDHTLVGVITSTDCLLASLSRQDVGGTA from the coding sequence GTGGCCGTGCGCGAGTGGATGACCAGCGACCCCGTCACGGTGACCCCGTCCGACCGGGTCGCCGAGGCCCGCCAGTTGATGCACCGGTACGGCATCCGACACCTACCCGTCGTCGAGGACGACGGCCGCCTCGTCGGCATCGTGAGCGACCGCGACGTGCGCATCGACGAGGCCGCCCTCGCCCGGATGACCGCCGTCAGCATCGCCGTGCTGGCCGAGGCCGTCGGCGACGAACGCTCGATCGAGGCGGTCATGTCGGCTTCCCCGCACGTGATCCACGTCGACGAGCCAGTCGAAGCCGCCGCCCGGCTGATGCTGTCCCGGCGCGTCAGCGCCCTGCCCGTGATCGACGACGACCACACGCTGGTCGGCGTGATCACGTCCACCGACTGCCTGCTCGCCTCGCTCAGCCGCCAGGACGTGGGAGGGACCGCCTGA
- a CDS encoding TlpA disulfide reductase family protein, with protein sequence MVIAAVVGLVVVAGGLALLLSPDETDEGAAPSTAPVEVSGTDLPPFSNGPDAAIGTDAPTVSGQGLDSAALTIGGGGEPAAVVFLAHWCPHCREEVPAVQEWLDDGGLPEGVHLYGVATGTDAARPNFPPTDWLADEGWTPSTLLDDDASRAGQAYGLTGYPYWVLLDGDGRVAGRHVGALPVDQLEQSLSALR encoded by the coding sequence GTGGTGATCGCAGCGGTCGTCGGCCTGGTGGTGGTCGCCGGAGGCCTCGCGCTCCTGCTCTCCCCCGACGAGACGGACGAGGGCGCGGCACCCAGCACCGCCCCGGTCGAGGTCAGCGGTACGGACCTGCCACCCTTCTCGAACGGCCCCGACGCCGCCATCGGGACCGACGCGCCCACCGTGTCCGGCCAGGGGCTCGACAGCGCGGCCCTCACCATCGGTGGCGGCGGAGAGCCCGCTGCCGTGGTCTTCCTGGCCCACTGGTGCCCCCACTGCCGAGAGGAGGTTCCGGCCGTGCAGGAGTGGCTCGACGATGGGGGGCTGCCCGAGGGGGTGCACCTGTACGGGGTCGCCACCGGCACCGACGCCGCCCGCCCGAACTTCCCGCCCACTGACTGGCTCGCCGACGAGGGGTGGACGCCGTCCACCCTGCTCGACGACGACGCGAGCCGGGCGGGGCAGGCCTATGGCCTCACGGGCTACCCGTACTGGGTGCTGCTCGACGGTGACGGGCGCGTCGCGGGGCGCCACGTCGGCGCCCTCCCGGTCGACCAGCTCGAGCAGTCGCTGTCCGCGCTGCGGTAG